The DNA region TCTTCGCGCATCGGCGCGATCAGGAATTCGGGATACGGCATCGGTCTCTACTCCTTCAACGGGGGCCACGCCCCCGACTCGTGTGATCAGACCGCCGCGACGGCGCGGCGTCGTTGGCTGGCCTCGGCGTGCGCCGCGACCAGGAAATCCACGAACGGCACCCACGGGTCGAAGCCGATCACCGCCGGGGCATCGGCCACGAAGTTGGACAGCGCGTTCAGATCGTAGAAGTACGGCCGCCCGTCGCGGTCGTCAACCACGTATTCGACGCCGCCGACGTCGAAGCCGGCCGCATCGGTCATGCGGATCACCGCATCGATGATGTCCTGCGGCGGGTGGGCCTGCACGGCGCGCTTCCCCGCCGAAGGCAGCGAGATGGCGCAGTTGCCGCCCAGTTCGACGGGCGCGGCAGGCGCGGTCGTCTGGCCGGGCTCCGGCAGTTCGCACAGGTCGGCGGGGCACAGGTTGAAGCTCTGCCCCGTGACCGGGATGTCGATGGCGTACAGGTAGCGGCCCTGCAGCACTTCGACGCGCGTGATCTTGCCGTCGCGCGCCGGGATGAACTCCTGCACCAGCGCCAGGTGATCGACGCCGAAGTCCAACTGCCCGGCCTCGACGGCGGCGCGCAGGTCGGCCTCGCGGTCGACACGCAGCACGCCGGCGCCGCTGCCCCCGACACTGGGCTTGACGACCACTGGCCAGCGCAACCCCTCGGTCGCGGCCACCGCCTGGTCGGCCGCGTTGATGACGCGCGTCTTCGGGAACGGCAGCCCGAGATCGGCCAGTAGCGCCATCTGGCGCGCCTTGGAGATCTCGTAGCCGTACGCCCTGGCGCCGTTGATCACGCGCACCCCGCCCGCCTCGGCCGAGGCCACGTACTGCAGGACGGGCAGGATCCCGTGTCCGTGCCCGCGCCGGTCGGCCGACGGGCTCATGCGGTTGACCAGCAGGTCGGGCGCTGCCGCGCGCGCCGCCGGGTCGTGCCGCCAGTCCGGGGTGAACAGGAGCGAAGCGGCATGGGTCCGACGGTAGGGCACGCCCCTGGCGTCGAGCGCCTCGAACAACCGGGCGAACCATGCGGGGTGTTCGTAGAGGATCTCGATCATGCCTACTCCTCCTTCAGCAGTTCCGCGGCCTCATCGGCCTCGGGCGGGATCTCCACCGGGCCCTGCAGCCGCGCGTACCCGTAGAACCCGCCGAAGATCACCACGATCAGGCCCAGCGACAGCCACTTGGGGATCTCGAAGTGCACGTATCCCAGCTGGTGCCCGTACTCGACGAGCAGCTTGATGCCCACCCACGCGATGATCACGAACGCGCCGTCGACCAGCGCCGGGAACCGCTGCACCACCGCCAGCAGCTGCCCGATCAGCAGCCGCATCGCGACGATGCCGAGGATGCCGCCGGTGATGATGACCCAGAGCTTGGGCGACATCGCGACGGCCACCAGGATCGAGTCCACCGCGAAGACGATGTCGGTCAGCTCGACCTTGATCACGGTGGTCCAGAAGACCCCGAGGCCCAGCCAGCTGGTCGCCGGCTTGATCGCCCGCCGGTCCTCGTGGTCGCCGCCGCGGAAGTGCTGGAAGGG from Luteitalea sp. TBR-22 includes:
- a CDS encoding RimK family alpha-L-glutamate ligase, encoding MIEILYEHPAWFARLFEALDARGVPYRRTHAASLLFTPDWRHDPAARAAAPDLLVNRMSPSADRRGHGHGILPVLQYVASAEAGGVRVINGARAYGYEISKARQMALLADLGLPFPKTRVINAADQAVAATEGLRWPVVVKPSVGGSGAGVLRVDREADLRAAVEAGQLDFGVDHLALVQEFIPARDGKITRVEVLQGRYLYAIDIPVTGQSFNLCPADLCELPEPGQTTAPAAPVELGGNCAISLPSAGKRAVQAHPPQDIIDAVIRMTDAAGFDVGGVEYVVDDRDGRPYFYDLNALSNFVADAPAVIGFDPWVPFVDFLVAAHAEASQRRRAVAAV